The following coding sequences are from one Brooklawnia cerclae window:
- a CDS encoding FMN-binding protein: protein MSQSRGGGHAGSRRATLVGAGGMAAVGVVWSLAGCSASHSPDSTVPASSSHANGASATAGSSAEATAGGDVYRVSGEDNPPGGPEPFEVEVTLDENVITAVTFTPQATNSESNRFQRIFAKQISDQVLGKTLDEARAVRISGASLTSEGFAEALAQIEQQAG from the coding sequence ATGAGTCAGTCCCGAGGCGGCGGTCATGCCGGTTCGCGCCGAGCCACCCTGGTCGGCGCGGGCGGCATGGCCGCGGTCGGGGTCGTCTGGTCCCTGGCCGGTTGCTCGGCCAGCCACTCGCCCGACTCAACGGTTCCGGCATCCTCGTCGCACGCGAACGGGGCCTCGGCAACGGCCGGGTCGAGCGCCGAGGCCACCGCCGGCGGCGACGTCTACCGGGTGAGCGGTGAGGACAACCCTCCCGGCGGGCCCGAGCCGTTCGAGGTGGAGGTCACGCTGGACGAGAACGTGATCACCGCGGTGACGTTCACACCGCAGGCCACCAACTCCGAGTCGAACCGTTTCCAGCGCATCTTCGCCAAGCAGATCAGCGACCAGGTGCTCGGCAAGACGCTGGACGAGGCCCGCGCCGTCCGGATCTCGGGCGCCTCGCTGACTTCCGAGGGCTTCGCGGAGGCCCTCGCACAGATCGAGCAGCAGGCCGGGTGA
- a CDS encoding FAD:protein FMN transferase has protein sequence MSRPRVMTESEFHATGTRWRIDTARPLDAWVADAVRDRIDSYEAAFSRFRPDSTVAAAARQAGTFMFPPEADPLFDVYRRLDELTGGAVNPLVGVSLAHLGYGAVPTLRPRPGARPAPVFGEVCHWDGRCLHTREPVNLDFGAAGKGQIADLVLQMLRDESTVGHGPVVVDAGGDIVRDAGARRDAERVGLESPFEPGRVIGVFTLGSGAVCGSGVGRRAWAGRHHVLDARTGEPVTGIVATWAMASTALMADAAATALFFADLDEVCSAFMAVGVRVRADGSVEWLDDPRLEIFTEHQES, from the coding sequence GTGAGCCGGCCGCGAGTGATGACCGAGTCGGAGTTCCATGCCACCGGCACTCGCTGGCGCATCGACACCGCGCGTCCACTGGATGCATGGGTCGCCGACGCCGTACGCGATCGCATCGACTCCTATGAGGCCGCCTTCTCGCGGTTCCGGCCCGATTCGACGGTGGCGGCCGCGGCCAGGCAGGCGGGGACGTTCATGTTCCCGCCCGAGGCCGATCCGCTGTTCGACGTCTACCGGCGTCTCGACGAACTCACGGGTGGGGCGGTCAACCCCCTCGTGGGGGTCAGCCTCGCCCACCTCGGGTACGGGGCGGTGCCGACCCTTCGTCCCCGACCGGGCGCGAGACCGGCACCGGTCTTCGGCGAGGTATGCCACTGGGACGGCCGTTGTCTGCACACACGGGAGCCGGTGAACCTCGATTTCGGCGCGGCCGGCAAGGGACAGATAGCCGACCTCGTCCTGCAGATGCTGCGGGACGAGAGCACCGTCGGGCACGGACCGGTGGTCGTCGATGCCGGTGGCGACATCGTCCGTGACGCCGGCGCACGCCGCGACGCCGAACGGGTGGGGCTGGAGAGCCCGTTCGAGCCGGGACGGGTGATCGGGGTGTTCACGCTCGGCAGCGGTGCGGTCTGCGGATCCGGTGTCGGACGGCGCGCCTGGGCCGGACGCCATCACGTGCTGGACGCGCGAACCGGGGAACCGGTCACCGGGATCGTCGCCACCTGGGCCATGGCGTCCACCGCTCTGATGGCGGACGCCGCAGCCACCGCGCTGTTCTTCGCCGACCTCGACGAGGTCTGTTCGGCCTTCATGGCTGTGGGCGTCCGGGTCAGGGCCGACGGGTCCGTCGAGTGGTTGGACGATCCACGGTTGGAGATCTTCACAGAACATCAGGAGAGCTGA
- a CDS encoding FAD-dependent oxidoreductase, whose translation MNASSAQVVAIPGHSPGPLARLVARSGRWSMYRWTAAGLALVEVCALGAAAAGQLLAGPIDLLMSLAVAVAVSIVANRACAALWHAPVRDESALVTGLIVHLVAWPGTDRVSLLAVVVTAGIAAVSKYALVVRGRRLVNPAAVGLAVSGLVGLGSGSWWVATPVLLPMVAVTGLLVLQRSATWPAAAGAFITGLVGLTVWLAGSGASVPQAAASALGSYPVVFWAAFMVTDPQLLPARRLHQVVAGVASGIALAIPFSLSIGALTVSSSPATAVLVGNLVALGLRARRSRAVDARVGATRSLGGDIVEVDLITSRPISIEAGQYVELTAPSGPWTARGNRRAFTPTSTTGTPGTGLQIIFRAGEPLSSFKRSLLTDGAPLRLEGVRGDLTLPGDPGIPLVLLAGGVGITPFIAFANQLRARGEVRDVVLIHCVRHVDEIIHPEVLSGFRVIVVSPDTDGKLPEDWLRLTGSVPDAEALKRLCPDIGKRLAYVAGSPRSVARYRRALRAAGVLRVRSEALVGI comes from the coding sequence ATGAATGCCTCATCCGCCCAGGTCGTTGCGATACCAGGCCACTCCCCCGGCCCGCTCGCACGTCTCGTCGCCCGGAGCGGCCGCTGGTCGATGTACCGGTGGACCGCGGCCGGGCTCGCGCTGGTCGAGGTGTGCGCGCTGGGCGCGGCCGCCGCCGGGCAGTTGCTCGCTGGGCCGATCGACCTGCTCATGAGCCTGGCCGTCGCGGTGGCAGTCAGCATCGTGGCCAACAGGGCGTGCGCCGCGCTGTGGCATGCGCCCGTGCGGGACGAGTCCGCCCTCGTCACCGGGCTGATCGTCCACCTGGTCGCCTGGCCGGGAACCGATCGGGTCTCGTTACTGGCCGTCGTGGTGACCGCGGGGATCGCCGCGGTGTCGAAGTACGCGCTGGTGGTGAGGGGACGCCGCCTCGTCAACCCGGCGGCCGTCGGGCTCGCTGTGAGCGGGCTCGTCGGCCTGGGATCGGGTAGCTGGTGGGTCGCCACCCCCGTGCTGTTGCCGATGGTCGCAGTCACGGGCCTGCTCGTGCTCCAGCGCTCCGCGACCTGGCCCGCCGCTGCCGGTGCCTTCATCACGGGCCTCGTGGGCCTCACCGTATGGCTGGCCGGCTCGGGCGCGAGCGTCCCGCAGGCCGCCGCCTCGGCCCTCGGGTCGTATCCGGTCGTCTTCTGGGCGGCGTTCATGGTGACCGATCCCCAACTGCTGCCCGCACGACGCCTGCACCAGGTGGTCGCGGGGGTGGCGTCCGGGATCGCGCTGGCGATTCCCTTCAGCCTGTCCATCGGCGCCCTCACCGTGTCGTCCTCCCCTGCGACGGCTGTGCTGGTGGGCAACCTCGTCGCTCTCGGGCTGCGTGCGCGGCGCAGCCGGGCCGTGGACGCCCGGGTCGGTGCGACGCGGTCATTGGGTGGCGACATCGTCGAGGTCGACCTGATCACCTCGCGTCCCATCAGCATCGAAGCCGGCCAGTACGTGGAGCTGACGGCACCGTCCGGGCCGTGGACAGCACGCGGGAACCGTCGCGCGTTCACTCCCACCAGCACCACAGGCACCCCGGGGACGGGATTGCAGATCATATTCCGCGCCGGCGAGCCGCTCAGTTCGTTCAAGCGCAGCCTGCTGACCGACGGAGCCCCCCTGCGCCTGGAAGGTGTTCGCGGAGATCTGACGCTGCCCGGCGACCCGGGCATTCCCCTCGTGCTTCTCGCCGGCGGGGTCGGGATCACCCCGTTCATCGCATTCGCCAACCAGCTTCGCGCCCGCGGCGAGGTACGGGACGTGGTCCTGATCCACTGCGTCCGGCATGTCGACGAGATCATCCATCCGGAGGTGCTCTCCGGCTTCCGTGTGATCGTGGTCAGCCCCGACACGGACGGGAAGCTGCCCGAGGACTGGCTTCGGCTCACAGGGTCCGTCCCCGACGCGGAGGCCCTGAAACGCCTGTGTCCCGATATCGGGAAACGGCTCGCCTACGTCGCGGGCTCGCCCCGATCGGTGGCTCGGTACCGACGGGCGCTACGTGCCGCCGGGGTGCTCCGGGTACGCAGCGAGGCACTGGTCGGCATCTGA
- a CDS encoding HdeD family acid-resistance protein: protein MTNDTDTFDPVARGLGVVRTILGVSGILTLLLGLAILIWPGRTAEVLVALLAIYTVVTGLVYVGTGIRATMHATWSRIASVVLGIFLIVAGIIAFANIGAATDAFIVVIGVLVGIAWIAEGILELAFGLNGIARPRGWTIAFAVISILAGVLLLFSPMLIAVMWIWLGVLAVVLGIAQIIDAFQIGRLVR, encoded by the coding sequence ATGACCAACGACACCGACACGTTCGACCCTGTCGCACGAGGATTGGGTGTGGTACGCACCATTCTCGGCGTCAGCGGGATTCTGACGCTCCTGCTCGGGCTGGCGATACTGATCTGGCCGGGACGCACCGCCGAGGTGCTCGTGGCGCTGCTCGCGATCTACACGGTGGTCACGGGGCTGGTCTACGTGGGCACAGGGATTCGCGCGACGATGCACGCGACGTGGTCGCGGATCGCATCGGTCGTGCTCGGCATCTTCCTCATCGTCGCGGGCATCATCGCCTTCGCCAACATCGGCGCAGCCACCGATGCGTTCATCGTTGTCATCGGCGTGTTGGTCGGCATCGCATGGATCGCCGAAGGGATCTTGGAGCTCGCCTTCGGCCTCAACGGAATCGCCAGACCCCGTGGTTGGACGATCGCCTTCGCCGTCATCAGCATCCTCGCCGGCGTGCTGCTGCTGTTCTCCCCCATGCTCATCGCGGTGATGTGGATCTGGCTGGGCGTGCTCGCCGTCGTCCTCGGCATCGCCCAGATCATCGACGCGTTCCAGATCGGCCGGCTCGTCCGCTGA
- a CDS encoding aldo/keto reductase has protein sequence MTDEAVVVHTGTTRSLRFDEHPEVTTGAGTPAPVPLITLNNGVRMPQLGLGVWQAGDADTERAVRFAIDEAGYRHIDTARIYGNEAAVGKAVRESSVPREEIFVTTKLWNADQGDGSTIAAFDASLQRLGLDYVDLYLIHWPLKGSDRFIETWLALEKLLASGRTRAIGVANNKPHHLQTLFEHGSVVPAVNQIELHPHLPQHLTREFDEDHGVVTESWSPLGGSDRQGWGPASKPNTLLGDPLLTGIGAAHGKTAAQVMIRWHIQNGLVVIPKSVHEDRIRQNIDVFDFELTGGEIEQIAGLDNGQRVGKDPDDFV, from the coding sequence GTGACTGACGAGGCTGTTGTCGTGCATACCGGGACCACCCGTTCCCTGCGCTTCGACGAGCACCCCGAGGTGACGACGGGAGCCGGGACACCTGCCCCGGTTCCTCTGATCACCCTCAACAACGGTGTGCGTATGCCGCAACTCGGGCTGGGGGTGTGGCAGGCCGGGGACGCGGACACCGAGCGGGCCGTGCGTTTCGCGATCGACGAGGCCGGTTACCGCCACATCGACACGGCGAGGATCTACGGGAACGAGGCCGCGGTCGGGAAGGCCGTGCGGGAGTCGTCCGTGCCGCGCGAGGAGATCTTCGTCACCACCAAGCTCTGGAACGCCGATCAGGGCGATGGCTCGACGATCGCGGCCTTCGACGCCAGCCTGCAGCGGCTCGGCCTCGACTACGTCGACCTGTATCTCATCCACTGGCCGCTCAAAGGATCCGACCGGTTCATCGAGACGTGGCTGGCCCTCGAAAAACTCCTGGCGTCCGGCCGCACGCGTGCCATAGGCGTGGCCAACAACAAGCCGCACCACCTGCAGACCCTGTTCGAGCACGGCTCGGTCGTCCCGGCGGTCAACCAGATCGAGTTGCATCCTCATCTGCCCCAGCACCTGACCAGGGAATTCGATGAGGACCACGGCGTCGTGACCGAATCGTGGAGCCCCCTGGGGGGCAGCGACCGGCAGGGCTGGGGGCCGGCGTCCAAGCCGAACACCCTGTTGGGTGACCCGCTGCTGACCGGGATCGGGGCCGCACACGGCAAGACCGCCGCCCAGGTGATGATCCGCTGGCACATCCAGAACGGCCTGGTCGTCATCCCCAAGTCGGTGCACGAGGACCGGATCCGCCAGAACATCGACGTCTTCGACTTCGAGCTCACCGGCGGCGAGATCGAGCAGATCGCGGGTCTCGACAACGGTCAGCGCGTGGGCAAGGACCCGGACGACTTCGTCTGA
- a CDS encoding SRPBCC family protein, which produces MPITEVRKDPGTLTLTVIAEYPVPVRRVWDAYCDPRQLEKFWGPPEWPATFTRHDMTQGGRSDYRMTGPQGESSHGYWEFLLVEAPRRFEVIDGFAHPDGSPNVELPTTRMSVGFEPIGEGSRVTTVSTFNSLDELEELVRMGMEEGLRTAMAQIDAVVADLSSFAAGNAVQAQILGDTQVRTGRVIRGDLTDVWRAHHDPDIMKRWLLGPDGWTMPVCEVAVAVGERYRYEWENDAGNRFGFTGELLASSPPRRAVTTEILIGGEAPVTVNEMTLTPVDGGTLLVIVITYPSAEARDAILGTGMVDGMETSYSRLESLLPEITQTKSSGSLPTR; this is translated from the coding sequence ATGCCCATCACAGAGGTACGCAAAGACCCTGGAACCCTGACCCTGACCGTCATCGCCGAATACCCGGTTCCCGTCCGCCGCGTGTGGGACGCGTACTGTGACCCCCGACAACTGGAGAAGTTCTGGGGCCCGCCCGAATGGCCCGCCACGTTCACGCGGCACGACATGACCCAGGGTGGCAGGTCCGACTACCGGATGACCGGGCCGCAGGGCGAGAGTTCGCACGGCTACTGGGAGTTCCTCCTGGTCGAGGCGCCCCGCCGCTTCGAGGTGATCGATGGCTTCGCCCATCCCGACGGCTCACCGAATGTCGAACTGCCGACGACCCGCATGTCGGTCGGGTTCGAGCCCATCGGGGAGGGGTCCCGGGTCACGACCGTGAGCACGTTCAACAGTCTGGACGAACTCGAGGAACTGGTCCGCATGGGCATGGAGGAGGGCCTGCGGACGGCGATGGCGCAGATCGACGCCGTCGTGGCCGACCTGTCGTCCTTCGCCGCCGGGAACGCGGTGCAGGCCCAGATCCTCGGCGACACGCAGGTGCGGACGGGTCGGGTGATCCGTGGCGATCTGACGGACGTCTGGCGGGCGCACCACGACCCCGACATCATGAAGCGCTGGCTGCTGGGCCCGGACGGTTGGACGATGCCCGTGTGCGAGGTCGCCGTGGCCGTCGGCGAGAGGTATCGCTACGAGTGGGAGAACGACGCCGGGAATCGCTTCGGGTTCACGGGGGAACTGCTCGCATCGAGCCCGCCGCGTCGCGCGGTCACGACCGAGATCTTGATCGGCGGCGAGGCGCCGGTCACCGTCAACGAGATGACTCTCACCCCGGTCGACGGCGGCACTCTGCTGGTGATCGTCATCACGTATCCGAGTGCCGAGGCACGCGACGCGATCCTGGGTACCGGCATGGTCGACGGCATGGAGACCAGCTACTCACGGCTGGAGTCGCTGTTGCCGGAGATCACTCAGACGAAGTCGTCCGGGTCCTTGCCCACGCGCTGA
- a CDS encoding ArsR/SmtB family transcription factor, producing the protein MVVDRGASDALTEDETDRVFGALADATRRDILRRTLASDATVTQLAASYDMSYAAVQKHVAILEDAGLVTKRSRGRERCVYGNPDAMRRAQSLLNQYEQIWRGRVARLDALLADPEH; encoded by the coding sequence ATGGTTGTAGATAGAGGTGCATCGGACGCGCTCACCGAGGACGAGACCGACCGGGTCTTCGGTGCCCTCGCCGACGCCACCCGCCGAGACATCCTGCGTCGCACCCTCGCGAGTGATGCGACGGTGACGCAGCTGGCGGCGTCCTACGACATGTCGTACGCCGCCGTGCAGAAGCACGTCGCCATCCTGGAGGACGCGGGTCTGGTGACGAAACGATCGCGCGGGCGCGAACGCTGCGTGTATGGCAACCCCGACGCGATGCGCCGGGCGCAGTCCCTGCTGAACCAGTACGAGCAGATCTGGCGCGGGCGCGTGGCCCGGTTGGATGCACTGCTCGCCGACCCTGAGCACTGA
- a CDS encoding RNA polymerase sigma factor, whose translation MDGVDHTSSAPPHDEDLVLAAADGDMDAAAEYLITRHGSFFHAMASRIAGTTMDPEDLLAEAITNLLAKWAQGTGPRRNVRAYVVSAMRNRIIDESRSPRSRVLPLGTVPEPEIEDERSHHQAELSEEFEYVRRAMWLLPEDQRTAIIATIVEGCKPRELVGRLGRPPAAIYSLTRRARVNLRRNMLRVMLEQSASTECHVTARHLPEVIPVEFPGSPDNPAMQHISTCRHCSAAWVRFASMPAALGVLPADPTGPGQAAE comes from the coding sequence ATGGACGGAGTTGACCACACGTCCTCGGCTCCCCCGCATGACGAAGATCTGGTTCTCGCCGCCGCCGACGGCGACATGGATGCGGCCGCCGAATACCTCATCACCAGGCATGGGAGCTTTTTTCACGCCATGGCGAGCCGTATCGCCGGCACGACCATGGATCCCGAGGACCTCCTGGCCGAGGCGATCACGAACCTGCTCGCCAAGTGGGCTCAAGGCACCGGACCACGCAGGAACGTGCGGGCGTACGTGGTGTCGGCGATGCGGAATCGCATCATCGACGAGTCTCGATCGCCGCGATCGCGGGTGCTCCCCCTCGGCACGGTCCCAGAGCCCGAGATCGAGGACGAAAGAAGCCATCACCAGGCTGAGCTGAGCGAGGAGTTCGAGTACGTCCGCCGGGCCATGTGGCTCCTACCGGAGGACCAGCGCACGGCCATCATCGCCACGATTGTGGAGGGCTGCAAGCCACGGGAACTCGTCGGACGACTCGGGCGTCCTCCCGCCGCCATCTATTCGCTCACCCGGCGCGCACGCGTCAACCTCCGCCGCAACATGCTCCGCGTCATGCTCGAACAGAGCGCATCCACCGAGTGCCATGTCACCGCGCGACACCTGCCGGAGGTCATTCCGGTCGAGTTCCCCGGTTCGCCGGACAACCCCGCGATGCAACACATCAGCACCTGCCGCCACTGCTCGGCCGCGTGGGTGCGTTTCGCCTCGATGCCGGCCGCACTCGGCGTCCTACCGGCCGACCCCACCGGGCCCGGTCAGGCCGCCGAGTGA
- a CDS encoding MFS transporter — protein MSETTATPRAPEEAAAPPGAGPGTPTSVLINFCLADFARALLSGLITSYLMVVFIPQPTSSLPVLLPAAAVTFAVVRGVGSVIDAVVDPLIAYVSDRAGGASGRRIPFMRWAVVPWAVSTALLVLTPTGHASWVNTVWVSVFMLVNLVSSSVYLVPFYALQAELVTDTHRRVWFFTLNTLFYVVGSAVVFLSPIIKGALDGAGLSELDAWRATFALFSVIGFVFAAIPAFTVRERRWVRFEPAYVPLLSSFRATLRYPNFVVLLGAYLIMWVAFTLFNATLLYYVTMLIGAPESFATVVSGLAIVVGIASYWPINALARRFGKKPLMVGACLAYIVIYAAIFWYPVVLQVMGSTTFAVLIGLLIGFPISVTNILPAAAFADLTQYDTIKTGVNRAGMFFASRNFITSLGQSLVLFVTPALVALGSTTGQATVEGVRLTAGVAAVAIAVASVLYWRYDDRHVTATIDEYNASAQDRVDHSAA, from the coding sequence ATGAGCGAGACCACGGCGACCCCGCGCGCACCGGAGGAGGCCGCCGCGCCACCCGGCGCCGGGCCCGGCACACCGACGAGCGTCCTGATCAACTTCTGCCTGGCGGACTTCGCCCGTGCCCTGCTCTCGGGGCTGATCACGAGCTATCTGATGGTCGTCTTCATCCCGCAGCCGACCTCGTCCCTGCCTGTGCTTCTGCCCGCCGCGGCAGTGACCTTCGCGGTGGTGCGCGGTGTGGGCAGCGTCATCGACGCCGTCGTCGACCCGCTCATCGCCTACGTGTCCGATCGTGCCGGGGGAGCCTCCGGGCGCAGGATCCCGTTCATGCGGTGGGCGGTCGTGCCGTGGGCCGTGTCGACGGCGCTGCTGGTGTTGACCCCGACGGGCCACGCCAGTTGGGTCAACACCGTGTGGGTCTCGGTGTTCATGCTGGTGAACCTGGTGTCGTCCTCGGTCTATCTCGTGCCGTTCTACGCACTCCAGGCCGAGTTGGTCACCGACACCCACCGCCGGGTGTGGTTCTTCACGCTCAACACGCTCTTCTATGTGGTCGGGAGCGCGGTGGTGTTCCTCAGCCCGATCATCAAGGGCGCGCTGGACGGTGCGGGGCTGAGCGAACTCGATGCCTGGCGGGCGACCTTCGCACTGTTCTCCGTCATCGGTTTCGTGTTTGCCGCCATCCCCGCGTTCACGGTTCGTGAGCGCCGCTGGGTGAGGTTCGAGCCCGCCTACGTGCCGCTGCTGTCGTCCTTCCGGGCAACGCTGCGTTACCCGAACTTCGTGGTCCTGCTCGGTGCGTACCTGATCATGTGGGTGGCATTCACCTTGTTCAACGCGACATTGCTGTACTACGTCACGATGCTGATCGGCGCGCCCGAGTCGTTCGCTACCGTGGTCTCGGGCCTGGCGATCGTCGTCGGAATCGCCAGCTACTGGCCCATCAACGCGCTGGCCAGGCGATTCGGCAAGAAACCCCTCATGGTGGGGGCATGCTTGGCCTACATCGTGATCTATGCGGCCATCTTCTGGTACCCGGTGGTGCTGCAGGTCATGGGGTCCACCACGTTCGCCGTGCTCATCGGGCTGCTGATCGGGTTTCCCATCTCGGTGACCAACATCCTGCCGGCCGCAGCTTTCGCCGACCTGACGCAGTACGACACGATCAAGACCGGGGTGAACCGGGCGGGGATGTTCTTCGCGTCGCGCAACTTCATCACCTCACTGGGCCAGTCGCTGGTGCTGTTCGTCACACCGGCGCTCGTGGCTCTCGGGTCGACGACAGGCCAGGCCACTGTCGAGGGCGTCAGGCTCACCGCAGGTGTCGCCGCGGTGGCGATCGCGGTCGCCTCGGTGCTGTATTGGCGCTATGACGACAGGCATGTGACAGCGACGATCGACGAGTACAACGCGTCGGCACAAGACCGCGTGGATCACTCGGCGGCCTGA
- a CDS encoding alpha/beta fold hydrolase yields MTLLRSTPSGPTDHAVDLRRRVRLGGRPQQIQVLAARVGLPVLLVLHGGPGFANGRAFLDRHAALAEHFTLVTWDQRGAGASFFGAGRSRLTVNTLVEDAAELVSRVAARNPGAPVYVLGQSWGSELGILLVKRHPEHIAGYVGSGQAVDGVHGEALSWSWALDQAVRVARDRTVAARTRRAARRDVALLHRVGPPRLAQYRPVLLGLAIQRSVLGRYLPLPGEYPVDAGEDAAAVVPPRRRYAWPVPLAERIGSRLGVVRSLSQLWPTATSYDFRSQAPRLGVPVWFFQGRHDHTTPSDLVEEYAALLEAPRVNLVWFEGSGHSPARDEPSLFRQRLVDALTPGDQTESDESPGENR; encoded by the coding sequence ATGACGCTGCTCCGGTCGACACCGTCCGGCCCCACCGATCATGCGGTGGACCTTCGTCGTCGCGTCCGCCTCGGCGGTCGTCCACAACAGATCCAGGTACTCGCCGCGCGGGTGGGCTTGCCTGTGCTCCTGGTGTTGCACGGAGGTCCGGGTTTCGCGAACGGACGGGCATTCCTCGACCGGCATGCGGCGCTCGCCGAGCATTTCACCCTTGTCACGTGGGACCAGCGGGGAGCCGGAGCGAGCTTTTTCGGCGCGGGCCGCTCGCGGCTCACGGTGAACACGCTGGTCGAGGACGCCGCCGAACTGGTCTCCCGGGTGGCTGCCAGAAACCCGGGCGCACCGGTGTACGTGCTCGGCCAGTCGTGGGGCAGCGAACTCGGCATCCTGCTCGTCAAACGCCACCCGGAACACATCGCGGGCTATGTGGGATCGGGGCAGGCGGTGGACGGGGTACACGGTGAGGCGCTCAGCTGGTCGTGGGCGCTCGACCAGGCCGTTCGCGTCGCCCGCGACCGGACGGTGGCTGCACGTACACGCCGGGCGGCCCGCCGCGACGTAGCGCTTCTGCACCGTGTCGGCCCCCCACGCCTGGCCCAGTACCGACCCGTGCTGCTGGGGCTCGCGATCCAGCGCTCTGTCCTGGGACGATATCTTCCCTTGCCCGGAGAATATCCCGTTGATGCCGGCGAGGACGCGGCGGCGGTCGTCCCCCCGCGTCGCCGCTACGCATGGCCCGTGCCGCTCGCCGAACGGATCGGCAGCAGGCTCGGGGTGGTGAGGAGCCTCAGCCAGCTGTGGCCGACCGCCACGTCCTATGACTTCCGGTCGCAGGCACCCCGGCTGGGTGTTCCCGTCTGGTTCTTCCAGGGACGCCATGATCACACCACGCCGTCGGACCTCGTGGAGGAGTATGCCGCGCTGCTCGAGGCGCCGCGGGTGAATCTCGTGTGGTTCGAGGGGTCGGGCCATTCTCCGGCCCGCGACGAGCCGTCGCTGTTCCGGCAGCGGCTCGTCGACGCCCTGACGCCCGGCGACCAGACCGAATCCGACGAATCACCAGGGGAGAACAGATGA
- a CDS encoding SDR family oxidoreductase: MITYVTRPAYDDLPPEARRRWDEEHAAHGMTHMKQTLLRSAPAFDALMTWYPLRDALIPFIGERGTIVVSHAISTANECLICSLYFRRALLARGDDPSGEPLSPEETDLAEFGRGVASQGRADDAVTARIRDRLGEEGLVLLVAFAGLMVATNIVNEALGVDPDQSALELFEGPDDPFAAFAAAPTRNFAVAPAVAEQISVTVPDDAAPRPGVAPHGVKEEARRLDAEPVAAGPRPGEFAGKTVLITGAGSGQGRGVARAFAAQGANVIGFDRLAPLAYPSYLDHQEDGLEALAAEIGADHFLAARGDVRDLASLEQAVAAGVTKFGGLDIVFANAGICAYGLSHELTDREWGDMIDINLGGVWHTTRAATPALVERGGGVIITNSSIGGLRGMRRLSHYSASKWGVIGLTKSLAIELAPHGIRAVSIHPTGVDTQMNDGLAAMEGKTPEEIAEASAGNLLPVPWVETADVAELVLFLASDRARYITGAQYVLDAGLLTA; encoded by the coding sequence ATGATCACCTACGTCACCAGGCCCGCCTACGACGATCTGCCGCCTGAGGCTCGGAGACGTTGGGACGAGGAGCATGCGGCTCACGGCATGACCCACATGAAGCAGACGCTGCTCCGCTCGGCACCCGCGTTCGATGCCCTGATGACGTGGTATCCGTTGCGCGATGCCTTGATCCCGTTCATCGGCGAGCGGGGCACGATCGTCGTCAGCCATGCCATCTCGACCGCCAACGAGTGCCTCATCTGCTCCTTGTACTTCCGGCGTGCCCTGCTCGCGAGGGGGGACGATCCGTCCGGTGAGCCGCTGAGCCCCGAGGAGACCGACCTCGCCGAGTTCGGGCGGGGCGTCGCGTCCCAAGGCCGGGCGGACGACGCCGTCACCGCCCGCATCCGGGATCGCCTCGGTGAGGAGGGACTGGTGCTGCTGGTCGCGTTCGCCGGGCTCATGGTCGCCACCAACATCGTCAACGAGGCGCTGGGCGTCGACCCGGACCAGAGCGCCCTCGAACTGTTCGAGGGGCCGGACGATCCGTTCGCGGCCTTCGCAGCGGCTCCGACCAGGAACTTCGCCGTCGCACCGGCGGTCGCCGAGCAGATCTCGGTGACGGTGCCGGACGACGCGGCACCTCGTCCCGGGGTGGCACCGCATGGCGTCAAGGAAGAAGCACGACGCCTCGACGCCGAGCCGGTGGCCGCGGGGCCGCGTCCGGGGGAGTTCGCGGGGAAGACGGTGCTGATCACCGGGGCCGGGAGCGGGCAGGGACGCGGGGTCGCCCGCGCTTTCGCCGCACAGGGTGCGAACGTCATCGGGTTCGACCGCCTGGCGCCGCTGGCCTATCCGTCCTACCTCGACCACCAGGAGGACGGCCTGGAGGCCCTCGCCGCCGAGATCGGCGCCGATCACTTCCTCGCCGCCCGTGGCGACGTGCGCGACCTCGCGTCCCTGGAACAGGCGGTCGCGGCGGGCGTCACGAAGTTCGGTGGTCTCGACATCGTCTTCGCCAACGCCGGTATCTGTGCCTACGGTCTGTCGCACGAGCTGACCGACCGGGAGTGGGGCGACATGATCGACATCAACCTCGGCGGGGTCTGGCACACCACGCGCGCTGCGACGCCCGCGCTCGTCGAGCGGGGCGGCGGCGTCATCATCACGAACTCGTCCATCGGTGGCCTGCGCGGAATGCGGCGCCTGTCGCACTACTCGGCGTCCAAGTGGGGAGTGATCGGCCTGACCAAGTCGCTGGCGATCGAGCTCGCCCCGCATGGCATCCGGGCCGTGTCCATCCATCCGACGGGGGTCGACACCCAGATGAACGACGGTCTGGCGGCCATGGAGGGAAAGACGCCGGAGGAGATCGCCGAGGCCTCCGCGGGCAACCTGCTGCCGGTTCCGTGGGTCGAGACCGCCGATGTCGCCGAACTGGTGCTGTTCCTCGCCAGCGACCGCGCCCGCTACATCACCGGCGCCCAGTACGTGCTGGACGCCGGCCTGCTGACGGCGTGA